A window from Gopherus evgoodei ecotype Sinaloan lineage chromosome 24, rGopEvg1_v1.p, whole genome shotgun sequence encodes these proteins:
- the RPS27 gene encoding 40S ribosomal protein S27, whose amino-acid sequence MPLAKDLLHPSPEEEKRKHKKKRLVQSPNSYFMDVKCPGCYKITTVFSHAQTVVLCVGCSTVLCQPTGGKARLTEGCSFRRKQH is encoded by the exons ATGCCT CTGGCGAAAGACCTGCTGCATCCCTCCCCCGAGGAGGAGAAGCGGAAACACAAGAAGAAGCGTCTGGTCCAGAGTCCGAACTCCTATTTCATGGATGTGAAGTGTCCAG GTTGCTATAAAATCACCACTGTATTCAGCCATGCTCAGACTGTAGTACTGTGTGTTGGCTGCTCAACTGTGCTGTGCCAGCCCACTGGAGGAAAGGCAAGGCTTACAGAAG GATGCTCCTTCAGACGAAAGCAGCACTAA